A region from the Spea bombifrons isolate aSpeBom1 chromosome 7, aSpeBom1.2.pri, whole genome shotgun sequence genome encodes:
- the SLX4 gene encoding structure-specific endonuclease subunit SLX4 produces the protein MVDSDDEFTELCSKLLKRVRKNKPEEPQEIPKPSAVTKNRLKKTKSSVARKQSGNGGRKRADQGIEPGGNVQKASEKPWESSSSTERSNTEPQANVGLPNGNAQQSGDGSETVRSQEMLSVKHLVLERMQQFKRAGPARMKLCSTEDDGTESLPSVAEALQDDGALNTALPMDFRGRQRSLEDEGLFFCQLCQKDLTALNSALREQHVNRCLDHDESVSKVAEPPSVPSCPLCGKSFNTEKSRASHLKRCAAKLDVPAHALLQAVQRQAAETAEPTTHVTQAKRKAGSKQKGPPKKRRAAQPGSEVEDLLVAMALSRSMQEDTAVPSNNSAPRATRPTENAVPVKKAHRKKKDRPAPLLLVQDPQAPLQRLHERMSLLLSEESKLINSIKLPPSRFWDLQETRKAAWSWPRQDEKLWEISNMVENIDPQHYYTRELNPPITPWRPPLKLLNSQPRTAMPTQPALTPPCAIHTGKEQSDETPCREGQHMSSSQKDRQALLDLAELAGEGMTFTQWNLGAGLVTNRTGRESTDEITSSGFVPSQEEEPSTHPPSTAPQVALAADFAQMVNNPHLSDAQLQTDCGEVLNVHMFVLYARCPLLVEAVHSEGFWVDEASTGRVRRLLLNDVSAEAAVSFLRFLYSACTAIPTRCLAHVCELARRFGVNILIDVCDRLVHENHSAEPQAVTDEDDGGARAETFQELLKSMWIDEEEVLAELEDEGLEEGKVDNEGVGEGELEEIYEFAATQRKGIEEQDTENSSSGETESRPRGLESEDSPVEREELTTKADSPLCTAWDSQVSVHTTPLPLTPSTDQVVVVKNVPLRKSPACVTNGNMESSPKLGPLASPVNSSIKSSPGPQASQLPNASFPASSVSRQLFNESTPPRQLTSPGRRRTAFSAVSVNLSKSEDAKKHLCIQHSPLQFDDSYERMFSDTCGEYMEPSGISATGGCSASSPSGEQRRQLKKKAASSTLPPLPQIGTSPDSPLYSLPSLASPPKSQPLSISSVTPPPKSLPCSLPSLPSPTNSQPRSLPSLTSPTNSQPRSLPSSTSPTNSQPRSLPSSTSPTNSQPRSLPSSTSPTNSQPRSLPSLTSPTNSQPRSLPSLTSPANSQPCDLPSPSSPSCSQPLSLSSLASPLKSPLRHLPTLASPTNSRPCSLTSLASPPKSQTRNLPLAGSPTNSQPCSVPSSGPSPISQRCSQPSLESPPKPRPQSWITPNHGPSWQTTSSPCAATQDPEVILILSSDDESEPSVKAADNPKSGEDNERNVSGGIRESPINLGARRSSEGFGHLETSSCTETSWLVPATPLPNAAMSLTSQVQTSRLQPPSESTSVCIPAAPHSVSPAKANSLLSFAQPTPKSSRDPMTSSRSATGQQKTPELHSSFVSNGSRGPSSLPASPANSSVFEVGDSEDEAPLSKTQPETSSHSFYIDYEPPIHMEEELWFNGEETPKRPDSFPEPRSPSPMKTTVIKSPEIGNNDNSVSRSPESVTHGETHRSPDLQSSRQSFLNSQLWDEWEEDERDDLPAVLPLAQRLNKVPDKEKELRTPVSIVRRRELAPKVPITPLPHYSDMDSPILKKELSRFGVRALPKKQMVLKLKEIFRYTHQVMSSDSEDEVPSSQRRRQDHGGTSQAPRYPAGTKGQTSPQAPRRKKLATVCGAKEAAVGEERPMAASQESTSSSAAASDTSSLSQSSAGNEFETAFADEEDDEPIAASQEAGRQAATTEAVRRFIGERPDLYKRILLYQPLELGAVQAELKQSGIKMAAGKLLDFLDAHCVTFTTAAARKEKKSRGRRKGAKRY, from the exons GCGGCGATGGCTCAGAAACGGTCAGATCCCAGGAGATGCTGAGTGTAAAACATCTGGTTCTGGAGAGGATGCAGCAGTTCAAGAGAGCAGGTCCAGCTCGCATGAAGCTATGCTCTACAGAGGACGATGGCACTGAGT CGCTACCCTCAGTAGCGGAGGCTTTGCAAGACGACGGTGCGCTAAATACTGCTCTGCCGATGGATTTCAGGGGCCGGCAGCGTTCCTTGGAAGACGAGGGGCTTTTCTTCTGCCAACTGTGCCAGAAAGACTTGACAGCCTTGAATAGTGCCCTGCGGGAGCAGCACGTCAACAG GTGCCTGGACCACGATGAGAGTGTGAGCAAAGTGGCAGAGCCTCCTTCCGTTCCCAGCTGCCCCCTGTGTGGCAAATCCTTCAACACAGAGAAGAGCCGGGCATCTCACCTAAAGCGATGCGCTGCCAAGCTGGATGTACCGGCGCATGCGCTGCTTCAGGCCGTCCAGAGGCAAGCAGCGGAGACCGCAGAGCCCACAACACA TGTGACCCAGGCCAAGCGGAAAGCAGGATCCAAGCAGAAGGGACCCCCAAAAAAGAGGCGAGCGGCCCAGCCGGGTTCAGAGGTGGAGGATTTGCTTGTTGCCATGGCTCTCTCTAGGTCTATGCAGGAGGACACGGCAGTGCCAAGCAATAACAGCGCTCCGAGGGCCACGCGGCCCACGGAGAATGCAGTGCCAG tgaAAAAGGCCCATCGGAAAAAGAAGGACAGACCTGCTCCCCTCCTGCTGGTTCAGGATCCGCAGGCCCCTCTGCAGAGGCTTCATGAGAGGATGTCTTTGCTTTTAAGCGAGGAGTCTAAGTTAATCAACAGCATCAAGCTACCTCCAAGTCGATTCTGGGACTTGCAGGAGACTCGGAAAGCAGCGTGGAGCTGGCCTCGGCAGGACGAGAAGCTGTGGGAGATCAGCAACATGGTGGAGAACATCGATCCTCAACACTACTATACCAGGGAGCTCAACCCCCCTATAACACCATGGAGACCACCTCTG AAATTGCTCAACTCACAGCCACGCACAGCGATGCCCACCCAGCCTGCATTGACCCCACCTTGTGCCATCCACACTGGTAAGGAGCAGTCTGATGAGACCCCCTGCAGGGAAGGACAACACATGTCCAGCAGCCAGAAAGACAGACAAGCTTTACTTGACCTGGCGGAGCTTGCGGGAGAAGGCATGACGTTTACTCAGTGGAACTTAGGAGCTGGCCTTGTTACAAACAGGACAG gaagaGAATCCACCGACGAAATCACGTCGAGTGGGTTTGTCCCGTCTCAGGAAGAAGAGCCTAGTACCCACCCGCCGTCCACT GCCCCGCAGGTTGCCTTAGCAGCGGATTTTGCTCAGATGGTGAATAACCCTCACCTAAGCGATGCTCAGTTGCAGACTGACTGCGGGGAGGTGCTGAATGTGCACATGTTCGTGTTGTACGCCCGCTGTCCTCTGCTCGTGGAAGCG GTACACTCTGAAGGATTCTGGGTAGATGAAGCCAGCACGGGCCGTGTGCGGCGTCTTCTCCTGAACGATGTGTCCGCTGAAGCTGCCGTCTCTTTTCTGCGCTTCTTGTATTCTGCCTGTACCGCCATCCCTACCCGCTGCCTCGCACACGTATGTGAACTGGCACGCAG GTTCGGGGTGAATATTCTTATAGACGTCTGCGATCGCCTTGTTCATGAAAACCACAGTGCTGAGCCCCAGGCTGTTACAGATGAGGATGATGGGGGAGCTCGAGCCGAAACATTCCAGGAGCTTTTAAAGTCCATGTGGATTGATGAGGAAGAAGTACTAGCGGAGCTGGAGGACGAAGGATTAGAGGAAGGGAAGGTGGACAATGAAGGTGTAGGAGAAGGGGAGCTTGAAGAGATCTATGAGTTTGCAGCCACTCAGCGCAAAGGGATAGAAGAACAGGACACGGAGAACAGCAGCAGTGGGGAGACTGAGAGCAGACCGCGGGGCCTAGAGTCTGAAGACAGTCCTGTAGAAAGAGAAGAACTGACTACTAAAGCTGATAGCCCCCTCTGTACTGCCTGGGACTCGCAGGTCTCTGTGCATACTACTCCACTTCCACTTACCCCATCTACTGaccaggtggtggtggtgaagAATGTTCCTCTACGGAAATCTCCTGCCTGCGTTACCAATGGCAACATGGAATCTTCTCCTAAACTTGGCCCATTAGCTTCCCCTGTAAACTCGTCAATTAAGTCATCGCCTGGCCCACAGGCTTCCCAACTGCCCAATGCAAGCTTCCCAGCATCCTCTGTTTCCCGTCAACTCTTCAATGAGTCTACCCCACCAAGGCAACTTACTTCCCCGGGGCGACGTCGAACTGCTTTTTCAGCTGTCTCGGTGAATCTGAGCAAATCAGAAGACGCCAAGAAGCACCTGTGTATCCAGCACAGCCCTTTGCAGTTTGATGACAGCTATGAGCGCATGTTTTCAGACACCTGTGGAGAATACATGGAGCCTTCTGGAATATCTGCAACAGGGGGCTGCTCAGCTTCATCTCCCAGTGGAGAACAAAGGCGACAACTCAAAAAAAAAGCTGCGTCCTCCACtcttccccctcttcctcagATTGGAACTTCTCCTGACTCCCCACTTTACAGCCTACCGTCTCTCGCATCTCCTCCCAAATCGCAGCCTCTCAGCATTTCATCTGTAACACCTCCACCCAAATCCCTGCCCTGCAGCTTACCCTCTTTACCCTCTCCAACCAACTCGCAGCCTCGCAGCTTACCCTCTTTAACCTCTCCAACCAACTCACAACCTCGCAGCTTACCCTCTTCAACCTCTCCAACCAACTCGCAGCCTCGCAGCTTACCCTCTTCAACCTCTCCAACCAACTCGCAGCCTCGCAGCTTACCCTCTTCAACCTCTCCAACCAACTCGCAGCCTCGCAGCTTACCCTCTTTAACCTCTCCAACCAACTCGCAGCCTCGCAGCTTACCCTCTTTAACTTCTCCAGCCAACTCGCAGCCTTGCGATTTACCATCACCATCATCTCCATCCTGCTCACAACCTCTTAGCCTATCCTCTCTAGCATCTCCACTGAAATCACCCTTACGTCACTTGCCAACTTTGGCATCGCCGACCAACTCCCGGCCTTGCAGCTTAACCTCGCTCGCTTCTCCACCTAAATCCCAGACGCGGAACCTTCCATTGGCAGGTTCTCCGACTAACTCTCAGCCTTGCAGTGTGCCCTCTTCAGGTCCTTCACCCATATCCCAGCGGTGCAGCCAACCTTCTTTAGAATCTCCACCTAAGCCTCGGCCTCAGAGCTGGATTACTCCAAACCATGGTCCTTCTTGGCAAACCACTTCCTCTCCATGCGCTGCTACGCAGGATCCAGAAGTTATTCTGATCCTGTCATCCGATGATGAGTCTGAGCCTAGCGTGAAAGCTGCAGACAATCCTAAGAGCGGAGAAGACAACGAACGTAATGTGTCTGGGGGCATTCGAGAATCCCCCATTAACCTCGGAGCAAGGAGGAGCAGTGAAGGTTTTGGCCACTTAGAAACGAGCAGTTGCACTGAGACATCGTGGTTAGTACCTGCTACTCCTTTACCAAACGCAGCAATGTCGCTGACATCTCAAGTACAGACCTCTCGTCTGCAGCCGCCATCGGAAAGCACGTCTGTCTGTATCCCGGCTGCTCCTCACTCTGTGTCTCCAGCAAAAGCAAACTCTCTTTTGTCTTTTGCTCAACCAACACCAAAGTCCTCCCGTGACCCGATGACCTCCAGCCGATCCGCCACAGGCCAACAGAAAACCCCAGAACTTCACAGCAGTTTTGTTAGCAACGGTTCTCGTGGCCCGTCTTCTCTCCCAGCGTCCCCGGCTAACAGCAGCGTGTTTGAAGTTGGGGACAGCGAGGATGAGGCTCCCCTGTCAAAGACACAGCCAGAAACCAGTAGCCATAGTTTCTACATCGACTACGAGCCTCCTATTCACATGGAGGAAGAGTTATGGTTCAACGGAGAGGAAACCCCCAAAAGGCCCGATTCCTTCCCAGAGCCCAGAAGCCCTTCTCCGATGAAGACCACGGTGATAAAGAGCCCAGAAATTGGGAATAACGATAATTCCGTAAGTAGAAGTCCAGAGTCCGTCACCCACGGAGAAACCCATCGCTCCCCTGACTTGCAAAGCAGCCGGCAGAGCTTCCTGAACTCCCAGCTGTGGGATGAATGGGAAGAAGACGAGAGGGACGATCTTCCTGCTGTATTACCTTTGGCTCAACGGCTGAACAAGGTCCCGGACAAAGAGAAGGAACTTAGGACTCCAG TTAGCATTGTGCGCAGGAGAGAGTTGGCGCCGAAGGTCCCCATCACCCCGTTACCACATTATTCGGATATGGACAGCCCGATTCTAAAGAAGGAGTTGAGCAG GTTCGGGGTACGAGCTCTCCCCAAGAAGCAGATGGTGCTGAAGCTGAAAGAGATCTTCCGTTACACACACCAGGTGATGAGCTCAGACTCTGAAGATGAGGTCCCTTCTTCTCAGCGCCGTCGGCAAGATCATGGTGGCACATCGCAGGCTCCGAGGTACCCCGCCGGCACTAAAGGCCAGACAAGCCCCCAGGCTCCGAGGCGTAAGAAGCTTGCAACTGTGTGCGGCGCCAAGGAAGCGGCCGTCGGAGAAGAACGGCCAATGGCTGCATCGCAGGAGTCCACCTCGTCCTctgcggctgcgagcgacaccTCCTCCTTATCCCAGAG CTCCGCCGGCAATGAGTTCGAGACAGCGTTTGCTGACGAAGAAGACGACGAGCCGATAGCCGCTTCGCAGGAGGCCGGCCGCCAAGCCGCCACCACCGAGGCCGTCAGGCGCTTCATAGGAGAGCGTCCCGATTTATACAAGCGGATCTTACTCTACCAGCCGCTGGAGCTGGGAGCCGTCCAAGCGGAACTCAAGCAGAGCGGGATCAAGATGGCGGCAGGGAAGCTGCTGGACTTCCTGGACGCGCATTGTGTCACCTTTACCACGGCCGCCGCGCGCAAGGAAAAGAAGAGCCGGGGACGAAGGAAGGGGGCGAAGCGATACTGA
- the NLRC3 gene encoding NLR family CARD domain-containing protein 3, with protein MEGLWILRYMRQLASCACQVSLDEIVLRLQEQQALTEEETRRLQEFTATPARADALVDTLAKKGKSYLQALQNCIENSHSFLYLRMRHYDPLVLTHLEKVETKDQHSPLTQLDSLLMVEGLTDAQLQEHDFIQLELGETGRGTPRKLSLEKLLMPLSLVTLPPRVTLTLGVAGAGKSTLVRLFVERWIRGEVCPNITCVMAVNIWELNIYDRLSVERLVRLACPRYSAPPAGSLLILDGLDGLRNPLDFSESIACTDSKKELPPECIITNILRGNLLPETSVWVTSRPGAAACIPGGLVDRMTEIPGLGTGDIATFLRRLLPGSNGLAQRVWDHLQSHRSLLTLCSVPGLCHLIGTSLGYMLLTQDSPYLPGTLSAIYSWYLKAQLSDREGSEQLGSVRRMVGSLGRLAFNGLVRRQSVFYESDLKFCGIETSLTPGGIASRLLVSQSSPSCVSYCFSHRSLQDFLAAIHYHSAAKRAIFDLFADGAMSWPKLGFMSHYKSVVQRALQADGLQLAIFLRFLSGLLSPRVLRDLSGCLPGKEEPGGYQGPAVEYLHSILCAGKAVSSGAVNLVYCLQEMGNTELTSGVEEALNNGTLGGKMNMLGCCALAFLLRASKSCAQEINLSQCLTYSLVQILLPQLQYCTNIRMENNQFKDDVMELLASVLHNKDCAIQKLSLAENRLFNRGVKALSRALMVNRTLSSLDLHGNCIGPSGARALAECLMNNQVLVNLNLQNNQIKSEGAQYLSESLLVNRKLKALNVQKNKIKADGSESLAFCLKQNQVLQELWLSGNTIGDEGAAALAEALTENSSLRILDLQSNSISNCGLSRLTDGLSHNHSLRHLNLRENSISIEGSLALAESLKRNCTLTHLDLTANLLHDEGVEALAGTLKDNRSLESLHLQWNFLRVRSARSLAGALRTNRSLRYLDLQENALGDEGAAALSNALRENPTLSALYLQGTGIGPSGAHSLSEALMVNKGLTTLDLRGNNIGLRGAKAIAGALRVNSSLQTLNLQENSIGLDGAICLANAMSGNRSLTCISLQGNNIGQSGAKVISDTIRSEAPHCKVEI; from the exons ATGGAAG GCCTATGGATACTCCGGTACATGAGGCAACTGGCTTCTTGTGCCTGTCAGGTATCTTTGGACGAGATCGTTCTGAGACTTCAGGAACAACAAGCGCTGACCGAGGAAGAGACCCGGCGGCTGCAGGAGTTCACGGCGACGCCAGCGCGTGCCGATGCCCTCGTGGATACGTTGGCGAAGAAGGGAAAGAGCTACCTGCAAGCCCTACAGAACTGCATAGAAAACAGTCATTCCTTCCTGTACCTGCGCATGCGGCACTATG ACCCGCTGGTCCTGACGCATTTGGAGAAGGTGGAGACCAAGGACCAGCACTCGCCATTGACCCAGCTTGACTCCCTGCTGATGGTGGAAGGTCTCACCGATGCCCAGCTTCAGGAACATGACTTCATCCAGCTGGAGCTAGGAGAGACGGGACGGGGAACCCCAAGGAAATTGTCTCTGGAGAAACTGCTGATGCCCCTCTCGCTGGTTACTCTGCCCCCTCGCGTTACTCTTACCCTGGGGGTAGCAGGAGCTGGTAAAAGCACCCTGGTCAGATTGTTTGTGGAGAGATGGATTCGGGGTGAAGTTTGCCCCAACATCACATGCGTGATGGCTGTGAACATCTGGGAACTGAACATCTATGACCGTCTCTCTGTGGAGCGACTGGTACGCCTCGCCTGCCCGCGTTATTCCGCCCCACCCGCCGGGTCTCTTCTTATTTTGGATGGCCTGGATGGGTTGCGGAATCCTTTGGATTTCTCGGAATCTATAGCATGTACTGACTCTAAGAAAGAGCTCCCCCCGGAATGTATAATAACCAATATCCTACGTGGGAACCTTTTGCCAGAGACCTCTGTTTGGGTGACATCGAGGCCAGGGGCCGCGGCCTGTATTCCGGGGGGGCTCGTGGACCGGATGACAGAGATCCCTGGGCTTGGGACCGGAGATATTGCAACGTTTTTGAGACGCCTACTACCAGGGAGCAATGGCTTAGCCCAGCGTGTCTGGGATCACCTGCAATCTCACCGCTCGTTACTGACATTGTGCTCCGTGCCCGGTTTATGCCACTTAATAGGGACCTCTCTAGGATATATGCTACTTACTCAGGACTCCCCATATCTGCCAGGAACATTGTCCGCTATCTACTCATGGTATCTGAAGGCTCAGCTAAGTGACAGAGAGGGCTCAGAACAACTTGGAAGTGTGCGGAGGATGGTGGGCAGTTTAGGAAGACTGGCCTTCAATGGCCTGGTCAGGAGACAGTCGGTTTTTTACGAGTCTGATCTGAAGTTTTGTGGCATCGAGACATCATTGACTCCCGGCGGCATCGCTTCCCGGCTACTGGTGTCCCAGAGCTCCCCTTCCTGCGTCTCCTACTGCTTCTCACACCGCTCATTGCAGGACTTTCTGGCCGCCATACATTACCACTCAGCTGCCAAACGAGCCATATTTGACCTCTTTGCCGATGGAGCGATGTCCTGGCCCAAACTGGGCTTCATGAGCCATTATAAAAGCGTTGTGCAGCGAGCTCTGCAGGCAGACGGTTTGCAGTTAGCCATCTTCCTGCGCTTTCTCTCCGGCCTCCTTTCTCCTCGGGTATTGAGGGACTTGTCCGGATGCCTCCCTGGTAAGGAGGAACCAGGTGGGTATCAGGGTCCGGCGGTGGAATACTTGCACAGCATCTTGTGCGCAGGAAAGGCTGTTTCCTCTGGAGCTGTGAACTTAGTGTATTGCCTCCAAGAGATGGGCAACACAGAACTGACGAGCGGGGTGGAGGAGGCGCTCAACAATGGGACACTCGGGGGGAAGATGAACATGCTGGGGTGCTGTGCTCTGGCGTTCCTTCTGCGAGCATCAAAAAGCTGTGCCCAGGAGATCAACCTTTCCCAATGCCTGACCTACAGCCTGGTGCAGATCCTCTTGCCCCAGTTGCAGTATTGCACCAACATCAG AATGGAAAATAATCAGTTCAAAGATGATGTGATGGAACTCCTAGCCAGTGTTCTCCACAACAAAGACTGTGCCATCCAAAAACTCAG CCTGGCCGAAAACCGTCTCTTTAACCGCGGTGTGAAGGCCCTCAGCAGAGCTCTGATGGTGAATCGCACTCTTTCTTCGCTCGA CCTTCACGGGAATTGTATTGGCCCCAGCGGGGCCAGAGCTCTGGCAGAATGTCTGATGAACAATCAGGTGTTGGTCAACCTCAA TCTGCAGAACAATCAGATTAAGTCTGAGGGAGCCCAATATCTCTCTGAGTCTCTGTTGGTGAATCGGAAGCTGAAGGCCCTAAA CGTACAGAAGAATAAAATTAAGGCAGACGGCTCGGAGAGTCTAGCATTTTGCCTAAAACAGAACCAAGTTCTACAAGAGCTGTG GTTATCCGGTAACACTATAGGGGACGAAGGGGCAGCAGCTCTGGCCGAGGCCCTCACAGAAAACTCGAGCTTGAGGATCCTTGA TTTGCAGAGCAATTCAATCAGCAACTGTGGCCTGAGTCGTCTGACCGATGGCCTGAGCCACAACCACAGCCTGCGGCACCTCAA CCTTCGGGAAAATTCCATCAGTATTGAAGGTTCTCTGGCCCTGGCAGAATCTCTTAAAAGAAACTGCACCCTGACACACTTGGA TCTGACTGCGAACCTTTTGCACGATGAGGGGGTTGAAGCTCTTGCAGGAACCTTAAAGGATAATCGGAGCCTGGAGTCCCTACA TCTCCAGTGGAACTTCTTGCGGGTCCGATCCGCTCGCTCTCTGGCTGGCGCTCTGCGGACCAACCGCTCCTTGCGTTATTTAGA TTTGCAGGAGAATGCCCTTGGAGATGAAGGCGCCGCGGCTCTTTCTAACGCCCTGCGAGAGAACCCCACGCTCTCTGCTCTCTA TCTGCAGGGCACAGGCATCGGACCAAGCGGGGCCCATTCTCTGTCCGAGGCGCTGATGGTGAACAAAGGCCTGACGACCCTTGA CTTGCGCGGAAACAACATAGGCTTGCGGGGAGCCAAAGCTATAGCCGGGGCCTTAAGAGTTAACAGCAGCCTCCAGACTCTCAA CCTGCAGGAGAACTCCATAGGTCTGGATGGAGCTATTTGCCTCGCTAACGCCATGTCCGGCAACCGCTCCCTCACCTGTATCAG TTTGCAGGGAAACAATATCGGTCAGTCTGGAGCCAAGGTGATCTCAGATACTATCAGAAGCGAAGCCCCGCACTGCAAAGTTGAAATATAA